From one Eucalyptus grandis isolate ANBG69807.140 chromosome 9, ASM1654582v1, whole genome shotgun sequence genomic stretch:
- the LOC104419402 gene encoding chorismate mutase 1, chloroplastic translates to MEAKLLLRAPSPAVALPPLRSRQPPELRRGVRLPGGFGPGSRFAGGRVSCAHASAAPAGFSLEKRIDRSESLKLEGIRHSLILQEDSIIFALLERAQFRYNAETYNPHAFLMDGFDGSLVEFMLKGTEKLHGQVGRYKSPDEHPFFPDDLPDPMLPPLQYPQVLHPSADSININSEVWQMYFRDLLPRLVGEGDDGNYGSTAVCDTICLQALSRRIHYGKYVAEAKFQASPNDYKAAIIAQDRDRLMDMLTYPAVEETIKTRVEMKAKIFGQEVIVDIEGDEADPAYKIEPSLIADLYGEWIMPLTKEVQVEYLLRRLD, encoded by the exons ATGGAGGCCAAGCTGCTGCTCCGAGCGCCGTCCCCTGCGGTCGCCCTCCCTCCCCTACGCTCCCGCCAGCCCCCGGAGCTCCGTCGCGGCGTCCGCCTCCCCGGTGGGTTCGGCCCCGGTTCGCGCTTCGCGGGTGGGCGCGTCTCGTGCGCCCACGCTTCCGCCGCTCCTGCCGG ATTCTCGCTGGAGAAAAGGATAGACAGGAGCGAGAGCTTGAAGCTGGAGGGTATAAGACATTCCTTAATTCTGCAAGAGGACAGCATAATATTTGCCCTTCTCGAGAGAGCTCAGTTTCGTTACAATGCTGAAACTTACAACCCTCATGCATTCTTAATGGATGGTTTTGATGGTTCTTTGGTTGAGTTTATGTTGAAGGGAACTGAAAAGCTTCATGGTCAG GTTGGCAGATACAAAAGCCCTGATGAGCATCCTTTCTTCCCAGATGACTTGCCCGACCCAATGTTGCCACCGCTGCAGTACCCACAG GTCCTACATCCCTCTGCAGATTCAATCAACATAAACAGTGAGGTCTGGCAAATGTACTTTAGAGATCTCCTCCCAAGATTGGTTGGTGAAGGAGATGATGGCAATTATGGATCAACAGCTGTTTGTGACACAATATGCCTGCAG GCCCTCTCAAGGAGAATACACTATGGTAAGTATGTGGCTGAGGCAAAATTCCAGGCCTCCCCTAATGACTATAAGGCTGCTATTATAGCCCAG GACAGGGACAGGCTCATGGATATGTTGACATATCCAGCCGTTGAAGAGACGATCAAGACGCGAGTAGAAATGAAAGCTAAAATCTTTGGGCAGGAGGTAATTGTGGATATTGAAGGAGATGAAGCTGACCCAGCATATAAGATCGAACCAAGCTTAATAGCAGATCTGTATGGCGAATGGATTATGCCGTTGACAAAAGAGGTTCAAGTGGAGTATTTGTTGAGGAGATTGGATTAG
- the LOC104419401 gene encoding pentatricopeptide repeat-containing protein At3g29230: MKMSVPVRTPRWVSPRRAFEQQLSDLHRCTNLSHIKQVHAQILKASLHRDVDVAAKLVAAFSLCRHVALAVSVFDQIPDPTAHLYNILIRAYARDSQASRAFATFFQMQRNGVFPDNYTYPYLLRACCCGGGGGGRSSLPLVEMIHAHVEKFGFCADIFVPNSLIDTYCKCGSSGVGAARKLFDSMAVRDTVSWNTVINGLAKAGQLPEARQLFDKMPERDTISWNILLDGYAKAGEMNAAFELFGEMPRRNVVSWSTMISGYSEAGEMDMARVLFDKMPAKNLVPWTIIISGYAKKGMAKEASQLYDQMEESGLVPDDGTLISILAASAESGLLRLGMKVHAWVEKTKVNCSTLVTNALIDMYAKCGRLDDALSIFNLMTKKDIVSWNIMIQGLAIHGNGEKALHLFSRMEEEGFESDGVTFIGVLCACTHAGLVDEGLDYFHAMERDFRIIPQVEHYGCVIDLLGRGGRLKEAFALVQRMSMQPSAIIWGTLLGACRIHNNMDVASEVVDRLIKLDTSDSGNFSLMSNIHAAMGDWEGVANIRRQMKKISLQKPSGESSVELGDGVHEFTVFDTSHPESDGIYQMITTLGLELE; encoded by the coding sequence ATGAAGATGTCCGTGCCGGTCCGGACGCCGCGGTGGGTCTCCCCGAGGCGGGCCTTCGAGCAGCAGCTGTCGGACCTCCACCGGTGCACCAACCTCAGCCACATCAAGCAGGTGCACGCCCAGATCCTCAAGGCCAGCCTCCACCGGGACGTCGACGTCGCCGCCAAGCTCGTCGCCGCCTTCTCCCTCTGCCGCCACGTGGCGCTCGCCGTCAGCGTCTTCGACCAGATCCCGGACCCCACCGCCCACCTGTACAACATCCTCATCCGGGCCTACGCCCGGGACTCGCAGGCCTCCCGGGCCTTCGCGACTTTCTTCCAGATGCAGCGCAACGGGGTCTTCCCGGACAATTACACGTACCCTTATCTTCTCAGGGCGtgctgctgcggcggcggcggcggcggccggagTAGCTTGCCGCTGGTGGAAATGATACATGCCCACGTCGAGAAGTTCGGGTTTTGCGCGGATATCTTCGTGCCGAATTCGCTGATCGATACTTACTGCAAGTGTGGTTCGTCGGGCGTTGGAGCAGCTAGGAAGTTGTTTGATTCGATGGCGGTGCGGGACACGGTGTCCTGGAATACTGTGATCAATGGGCTGGCGAAGGCGGGGCAGCTGCCAGAAGCTCGCCAGCTGTTCGATAAAATGCCAGAGAGAGACACGATTAGTTGGAACATTCTGTTGGATGGGTACGCAAAGGCTGGAGAAATGAATGCTGCGTTTGAATTGTTCGGGGAAATGCCACGGCGGAACGTCGTGTCGTGGTCGACTATGATTTCTGGTTATAGTGAAGCTGGGGAGATGGATATGGCCAGAGTTCTTTTTGACAAGATGCCTGCGAAGAACTTGGTGCCATGGACTATAATTATATCGGGATATGCCAAGAAGGGGATGGCCAAGGAGGCCAGTCAGTTGTATGATCAAATGGAGGAGTCTGGATTAGTGCCTGATGATGGAACTCTTATTAGCATATTGGCTGCTTCTGCAGAGTCTGGTCTGCTTAGACTGGGTATGAAAGTTCATGCCTGGGTTGAGAAGACTAAAGTCAATTGTAGCACTCTGGTCACCAATGCACTGATTGATATGTACGCAAAGTGCGGTAGGTTGGATGATGCTCTAAGCATCTTTAATTTGATGACCAAGAAAGATATTGTGTCGTGGAACATTATGATCCAAGGTTTGGCAATACATGGGAATGGCGAGAAAGCACTCCACCTTTTCTCTAGAATGGAAGAGGAAGGGTTTGAATCAGATGGAGTTACATTCATTGGTGTGTTGTGTGCGTGTACCCATGCCGGTCTTGTTGATGAAGGCCTAGATTACTTTCATGCAATGGAAAGAGATTTTAGGATCATTCCTCAAGTTGAGCACTATGGTTGTGTGATTGATCTATTGGGTCGTGGCGGTCGTCTTAAGGAGGCATTTGCTCTTGTCCAGAGAATGTCGATGCAACCAAGTGCCATCATATGGGGTACACTTCTGGGGGCCTGCCGTATCCATAACAATATGGATGTGGCCTCAGAGGTGGTTGATCGTCTAATTAAACTGGATACTTCTGATTCGGGTAATTTCTCTCTGATGTCAAATATTCACGCTGCAATGGGTGATTGGGAAGGTGTTGCTAATATAAGGCGgcaaatgaagaagataagCCTCCAGAAACCATCTGGAGAAAGTTCAGTAGAGTTAGGTGATGGGGTCCATGAATTTACAGTATTTGATACATCACACCCTGAATCAGATGGAATTTATCAAATGATAACGACTTTGGGTTTGGAGCTTGAGTAA
- the LOC104419403 gene encoding lamin-like protein, whose protein sequence is MGRVATLVGVAVALWLAAVMLPEVAAVRILVGKGMGDAWTTNVNYTVWAQGWHFYNGDWLFFVYDRNQLSVLEVNETDYESCNSNHPLVNWTTGKGRDVVPLNVTRPYYFISGNGFCFGGAKLAINVENPPPPPVASPVKGGSPASYRGRIVLPAVFAIGAMWDAFLGFC, encoded by the exons ATGGGGCGAGTGGCGACGTTGGTGGGAGTGGCGGTGGCGTTGTGGCTGGCGGCAGTGATGTTgccggaggtggcggcggtgaggatTCTGGTAGGGAAGGGCATGGGCGACGCGTGGACCACCAACGTCAACTACACAGTTTGGGCTCAAGGCTGGCACTTCTACAATGGCGACTGGCTtt TCTTTGTGTACGATAGGAACCAATTGAGCGTGCTCGAGGTGAACGAGACGGACTACGAGTCGTGCAACTCCAATCACCCGTTGGTGAACTGGACCACGGGAAAAGGGAGGGACGTCGTCCCACTGAACGTCACGAGGCCTTACTACTTCATCAGCGGCAATGGATTTTGCTTCGGGGGAGCGAAGCTCGCTATCAACGTAGAAAATCCACCGCCCCCTCCCGTGGCCTCTCCAGTGAAGGGCGGATCCCCGGCTTCTTACCGCGGGCGGATCGTCCTACCGGCGGTTTTTGCAATCGGCGCCATGTGGGACGCATTCCTCGGGTTCTGCTAG